From a single Candoia aspera isolate rCanAsp1 chromosome 2, rCanAsp1.hap2, whole genome shotgun sequence genomic region:
- the SMIM5 gene encoding small integral membrane protein 5 translates to MSFKEFQNELSAIGYKLWLKLQRLPKAEPLEIVCFFIIILFIATMLSMMIIACSFCCSCCYSGSPKQKGKRIHVQPAVH, encoded by the exons ATGTCCTTCAAAGAGTTTCAGAATGAACTCAGTGCTATTGGCTACAAGCTATGGCTTAAGCTCCAGAGACTACCCAAAGCTGAACCGTTGGAGATtgtctgtttttttattattatcttgTTCATTG CTACAATGCTTTCAATGATGATCATAGCTTGCAGCTTTTGCTGCAGCTGCTGTTACAGTGGAAGTCCAAAACAGAAGGGCAAAAGGATTCATGTTCAACCTGCAGTCCATTAG